The DNA region ATTTGCGTATTTAGAAGAACTCTCTGAATAATAGAAGCGGCGACTGATGCCTCAGTCGCCGCTTCTATTATTCAAATTTCAAAACCTACTTCGCCAGCAGCTCGCGATGGCCCAGGCGCTGCTGGAGGCCAAGGAAGACACGCTCAGCCTCCTGCGGGCGGGGCATAACCGGCCGAACTGACTTTCCAAATAATTTTCTAATATATAATAATATATCTGTTTTCAATAGCAGGGGCCTTTCCGTTTAGTAGCACACGTTTGCGGCTATTGGAATTAGCAAATAAACTAGCCCATTAGTCGTACAGTACAGTATATTAGCTGCGTCTTTGGGAGTTATCATTTTCGCACATTCCGAAAGAATAGGTCAACCATTAATTCAGTTAGATAGCGTACTGATGCCTCTTTTTACCGAAGAACTACTACGTGCTCGGGCTCAGCAAGATATACAATCAACCTCTAAGCTGTTTTCACGTAATATCATAAAGGGATTTATCAATGAGTCTATCAATGAGCAGCTCAAGGATACGAAGATCTATGACATCTTTCTATCTCACAGTACGGGAGACAGCGAACAGATTTGGGGGCTTAAGCGCGAGTTGGAAGATTTAAACTACAGCGTTTACATCGATTGGATTGATGATGCACAGCTCGACAGAAGCAACGTCAATAAAGACACGGCCGATACCTTGCGAAAACGCATGAAATCGTGCAAATCGCTTTTTTATGCCTACTCAGTCAATGCTGCAAAATCCAAGTGGATGCCTTGGGAATTAGGCTACTTCGATGGCCTCAAGGAAAAGGCGGCTGTGTTGCCCATTCGCGCCAATAATATCGGTAACAGTGATGCGTACTCAGGCAGTGAATACTTAAGCTTATACCCCTACATATCAATGGACAATAGTCTACAGGGTATGCCGACTTTGTGGGTTCACGAGAATCAGAAAAGCTTTATAGACTACGATTCTTGGGTTAGACACAATAAGAAACCAATTCAACGCCTCCTTCAAAGATGACACAGGACCAAGCTTCTTTTATAAGAAAATTCGTAGAGCACCTCTTTGAAGGAGATACCGCCATTTTCGCGGGAGCGGGCTTTTCGGTACCTGCTGGCTACGTCAACTGGAGTGAGCTGCTACGCGACATAGCTGATGAACTACGGCTGGACATTGACCAGGAAACCGACCTGATTACGGTGGCACAGTACCACCATACGCAGCGGGGTAGGCACGCGATAAACCATAAGATAGTAGCTGAATTCTCTGAGGAGGCGCGAGAAAGTGAAAACCACCGCATCCTCACGCGCCTACCAATCAGCACTATATGGACTACCAACTACGACCGCGTTATTGAGGATACCTATTCAAAAAACAAAAAGCGCCCCGACGTAAAGTACCGCAACGACCATTTCAGTGTAAACAAATCGAGGCGAGACGTCATCGTTTACAAGATGCATGGTGATGTGGAGGATGCCGATAATGCTGTCATCACTAAGTACGATTATCAGAACTACAACGTGACACATCAGCCATTTATCACGGCTCTTAGTGGCGACTTGGTTACTAAAACATTCCTTTTCCTAGGTTTTAGTTTCACTGACCCCAACCTAGACTACATTCTAAGCCGGGTTCGGCGTGATTACGGACCAAATACTAAAAACCATTACTGTATTTTCAAACGCGTAAAGCTTGGCGACAAAGGTTCAGAAACCGAAAAGCAGTTTACCTACAACACTATTAAGCAAGAGCTTCTGCTAGAAGAGCTCCGTAGAAGCTACCGTATTTTCGCCGTACTCATAGACGATTATCCGGAGATAACTGTGATGCTTGCTGAAATTGAAACCCAGTACAAACAGAGAACGATTTTTATTTCTGGTAGTGCCGCCACGTATGCCCCGCATACCCCAGAGCAGGGAGTAGGCTTCACACACAATCTTGCAAAATCCCTCATCCAGAAAAATTACACCGTCGTCAATGGTTTCGGCTTAGGCATTGGTAGCGCCGTTATCAATGGGGCGCTGGAAGCCATTTACGACGAGCCCACCAAGTACTCAGAAGACCAGCTCGTCCTGCGGCCGTTTCCCCAATTTGCCACTGGCGAAAAGACCCTTGGCGACCTATGGCAGGAGTATCGGCAGAAGATGATAAGCTACGCTGGCATCGCCATTTTTATCTTCGGCAACAAGGAAGTGAGTGGTGAGACTGTGAACGCACCTGGTGTATTGGCTGAATATGATATTGCCGTTAGCAAAGGGCTTTTTATCCTCCCCATCGGGGCTACTGGCTATCAAGCCAAAGTTATTTGGGATAGAGTAAAGGAGAGCTACAATGACCATTCTGCTACATTTTTAGCCGAGCTTGAAAAACTTCAAGATGAAACCCAGCCGCTCGACGCCCTCTTAACTACCATCACCAAAGTACTCACCCTCATAAATAAAAAGTAGTATGGCACGCCGCGTTTTTTTCAGTTTCCACTACAAACGCGACTCTCATAGAGTCGCGCAGATTCATGAATGTAACACAATTTCCGACCACTTCGAGAAAACCCCTTTTTTGAAAGGTTCCGAGTGGGAATCCATTGAGCGGCAAGGTGACAAAGCAATCCAAAATTGGATTGATAACCAGATGAAGGGATGTGGTGTAGTGGTAGTACTCGTTGGTCTTGAAACGGCTAACCGCCGTTGGGTTAAATATGAAGTCGCTAAAGCCCATCAAGAAGATAGAGGCATTGTCTGTATCAATATGGCTGGCATGAAGAATTTGCTAAGCCAAACTGACTCAGCTGGACCTAGCCCGTTGCAGACAGTAGTTGACTCCAATGGCCGCTCCCTTGCCTCTCTCGGAAAGTATAAAACATACAGTTGGCTTGGCGATTTAGGCAGAAATAATGTAGACAAATGGATTGAGGAGGCGGCTGTAAATGCTGGTCGATAGACAGGATACCCCCTTACTACATTCGCTCAGCTAAATCAAAAGGCCCCTGTTGATACCAGCAGAGACCTTTTGATTTATGAATCTTCATAAGAGCTGTGCTCTTTTGCCCTGTGACGCTTCTCCACTCGCCTCCCTAACAATTGCTGCCCCGCTGGCCCAAGTAATTCAAGCATCCACACCCCATTGGGGTACTCATGGTCATTGGCTAATGCGTAGCGGGGCCTACGCACCTGCCTACCCGTGGTGCTGCACCTGCACAAGTACCTGCCCCACGTCGCGCAATTAGCTGCCCTTACACGCCTGGCGCTGACAAGCAAAATCGGGCGCAAGACCTTTACCACGCTCAAGATTTACCAGGGCTTGCCTAAGTCCCAAGTAATGCTGGCCACCGGCCTCCAGACCGAAACCAGCTTTAACCGCTACCTAGGCATCGACGAGGCGGAGCTGGTCGACAGCTTCAAAAAGACCGCGCGCAGGGTGGCGGAAAAGGGTGGCGGCTCAACGGTATCGGTGGCCTAACGGAGCCATTCACAGAAATTAAAACCGCGCTGAATGCCCTGGTAAGGCACATTTAGTAGGCTACACTAGGCTACGGGTGTCAGATAAGTTCCGTCCAGACTTATCCTTTTATCACATATTTACGTTGAAAATTTAAGTCTCAGTACGACAATGAATGATTATCGGTACTAAGTTGAGAGCGGAGTCAAAGAACCATTTCCCCAAAGTAGCTCCCTAAGGGCCGGGGTCATAGTCGTGGAGTACTTTAGCCTTCTGGTTTCTACTCACCCGAATGCTTACCCCCGAACAACACGCCCGCCAGCTTATCGATGCGCAACTCACTGCTGCCGGCTGGGTAGTGCAGGACTACAAGCAGCTGAACCTGGGCGCGGGTGCCGGCATCGCGGTGCGCGAATATCCCACGGCCTCCGGGCCAGCCGACTACGCGCTGCTCATCGACCGCCGGCTGGTGGGGATTGTGGAAGCCAAGAAGGAAGGCACCTCGCTCACGGCTGTGGCCGAGCAGACGGCCCGCTACCAGGCCAGCGCTACTAAGCACGCGCCCCGCGTGGCCGACGAGTTACCCTTTGGCTACGAGGCCAACGGGCAGGAAATCCGCTTTGCCGACGCGCGCGACCCGGAGCCGCGCTCGCGGCCGGTGTTCGGCTTTCACCGGCCCGAGACGCTGCGCGACTGGACCCGGCAGATTGGCACGCTGCGGGCGCGGCTGCGCACCCTGCCGGCCGTGCACACGGCCGGGCTGCGCGACTGTCAGATTGAAGCTCTTCGCAACCTCGACGTGAGTTTCAAGGACGACCGGCCGCGGGCGCTGATTCAGATGGCCACGGGCTCGGGTAAGACTTTTACGGCGGTGTCGTTCGTGTACCGGCTCATCAAGTTTGCGGGGGCCAAGCGGGTGCTGTTTCTGGTGGACCGGGGCAACCTGGGGCGGCAGACGTTGCAGGAATTTCAGCAGTACACGGCCCCTGATGATGGACGCAAGTTTACGGAGCTCTATAACGTGCAGCACCTGACTTCCAACCAGCTTGACACGGTGAGCAAGGTGACCATTACCACCATCCAGCGGCTGTATTCGATGCTGCGGGGCGAGGCGGAGTACGATGCGGGCAACGAGGAGCGGTCGGGCTTTGAGCTGAATACCGACGCGCCGCAGCGGCCCCGCGAGGTGGCCTACAACCCGGCCGTGCCACCCGAGGCCTACGACTTCGTGGTGATTGACGAGTGCCACCGCTCCATCTACAACGTGTGGCAGCAGGTGCTGGAGTACTTCGATGCCCACCTCATCGGCCTCACGGCCACGCCGGCCAAGCAAACCTTTGGCTTCTTCAACCAGAACCTGGTGATGGAGTACAGCCACGAGCGGGCCGTGGTGGACGGCGTGAACGTGGGCTCCGACGTGTTTCGTATCCAGACCGAAATCACGGCGCGCGGGGCCCGCATCGAGAAGGGCAGCGCCGTGAAGCTAATGGAGCGCCAGACCCGCAAGCGCCGCTGGGAAACCCTCGACGACGACCTCGTGTACTCCGCTACCCAGCTCGACCGCTCGGTAACGGCCCCCGACCAGATTCGGACGGTGCTGGCCGAGTGGAAGGCCCTCCTGTTTACGGAGCTGTTTCCGGGCCGCAGCATCGTGCCCAAAACCCTCATTTTTGCCAAGAGCGACCACCACGCCGACGAGATTGTGGAGCTGGTGCGCGAGCTCTTTGGCAAGGGCAACGACTTCTGCAAAAAGATTACCTACGGGGCCGAGGAAAACGCCGATACGCTCATCCGCAAGTTTCGCAACGAGTACAACCCGCGCGTGGCCGTGACGGTGGACATGATTTCGACCGGCACCGACATCAAGCCCCTGGAGTGCCTCATTTTTCTGCGCGACGTGCGCAGCCGGGTGTATTTCGACCAGATGAAGGGGCGCGGCACCCGCGTCATCAACACCTCCGATTTGATGGCCCTGAACCCCGGCACCGAGCCGGGGGCCGAGGCCAAAACCCGCTTCGTGCTGGTGGACGCCGTGGGCGTGACCGACTCGGTGAAGAAGGACACCGAGAGCGTAGAGCGCGTGCCCGGCGGCCTGGGCTTCGAGCGGCTGCTGCACGCCGTGGCCCTGGGCAACCACGAGCCCGCCCAGCTGCGCAGCCTGGCCACCCGCCTGGCCCGCCTCGACCGCCAGCTCACGCCCGACGACCGCGCCGCCGTGGCGGCCCAGACCCAGGGCACGGCCACCGTGCAGCAGCTCGCCGCCCGCCTCTACGATGCTGTGGACCCCGTGCGCCAGGAAGCCGAGGCCCTGCGCCTGGCCACCGCCGAAGCCCACGCCGCCGGCCAGCCCGCCCCCGGCGAGCCGGGCGCGGCCCTCACCGAGCCGACCGACGCCCACTGGCAGCAGGCCGTGCAGGCCCTCACCGCGCGGGCCGTGCACCTCTTCGACGACCCGGCCCTGCGCACGCTGCTGGCCAAGGTGCACGCCCAGCACGACCTCGTGATTGACCTGGTGAGCAAAGACCAGGTGCTGAGCGCCGGCTACGAAAGCCAGACCTCGCCCGAGGCCGCGCAGGCGGCCCTGGCCCAGGCGCGCATCGACAAGTTTCAGGCGTTTATTGCGGCGCACAAGGACGAAATCACGGCCTTGCAGCTGCTGCACAACCAGCCCTACGCCCGCCGGGCCGTCACCTTCGCCCAGATTCGGGAGCTGGCCCTGGCCCTGCGCCTCGACAACCCCCAGCTGACACCCGAAAGCCTCTGGGCCGCCTACGAGCAGCTCGAAAAGGCGCGGGTGCGCGGGGCCGGCCCCCGCACGCTGCTCACCAACCTCATCAGCCTGGTGCGCTTCGCCCTGCACCAGACCGACACGCTCACCGCCTACCCCCTCACCGTGGACGAGCGGTTTGGGGCCTGGCTCGCCCAGGCGCAGCAGGCCGGCCGCGCCTTTACCGCCGAGCAGCAGCGCTGGCTGGGCATGATGAAGGAGAAGGTGGCCACCTCCCTGAGCGTGGAGGCCGAAGACTTCACCCTACCCCCCTTCGTGGACCAGGGCGGCTACGCCCGCGCCCGCCAGGTGTTCGGGGCTGATTTGCAGGCTATTGTGGATGAATTGAACGAGGCACTGGCCGCGTAAGGAGTTGTTAGAATATTATGGAAGAGAAAGCAGAATTGCCGCAAGGCTGGGTTTGGACGACTATTAGCCAAATCGGAAAAACTGTTACTGGTAACACTCCAAGTACAAGCAAGCCGGAATTTTACGGAGGTAGCATACCCTTTTTCAAACCCAGCGACTTGGGCTCAGGCTATGCGTTAACCGAAGCTGAAACGAATTTGACCGAAGCCGGTGCGCACTCCGTCAGGGTTTTACCAGCAGAATCAATTCTTGTTACTTGCATTGGCGCTACGATTGGAAAGACTGGTTTTGCGAAAGTTGCCGGCACAACTAATCAGCAGATAAATGCGCTTGTTCCTGATACCTCTATCGTTCTGCCTCAGTTTGGGTATTTCGCATTCATCTCTCCCGTCCTTTTTCGGCAGATAATTGACAATGCTTCTTCTACGACGCTTCCAATTCTTAATAAGAGCAAATTTGAGGCGCTGAACTTCCCCCTACCCCCCCTACCCGAGCAGCGCCGCATCGTGGCGAAGCTGGAGGAGCTGTTCAGCCGGCTCGATGCGGGCGTGGCGGCCGTGCGCCGCAGCCAGGCCCTGCTGAAACGCTACCGCCAATCGGTGCTGCACGCGGCCGTGACCGGCGAGCTGACCCGCGCCTGGCGGGTAGCCCACCCTACCCCCCCCGAAACCGGCGAAGCCCTGCTCACCCGCATCCGCGCCGAGCGCCGGGCGCAGTGGGAAGCCGCTCAAGTCGCCAAGCGCGGCGGCCAGCTCCCGCTGAACGATGCCTGGAAATCGAAGTATGTGGAGCCCGAAATGCCCGATACCAGCGAGCTGCCGGAGCTGCCGGCGGGGTGGGTGTGGGCGAGTGTTGAGCAGCTTGGTAGAGTTGGAGACCAAACTGTTATGACAGGCCCATTTGGTACGTCT from Hymenobacter psoromatis includes:
- a CDS encoding DEAD/DEAH box helicase family protein encodes the protein MLTPEQHARQLIDAQLTAAGWVVQDYKQLNLGAGAGIAVREYPTASGPADYALLIDRRLVGIVEAKKEGTSLTAVAEQTARYQASATKHAPRVADELPFGYEANGQEIRFADARDPEPRSRPVFGFHRPETLRDWTRQIGTLRARLRTLPAVHTAGLRDCQIEALRNLDVSFKDDRPRALIQMATGSGKTFTAVSFVYRLIKFAGAKRVLFLVDRGNLGRQTLQEFQQYTAPDDGRKFTELYNVQHLTSNQLDTVSKVTITTIQRLYSMLRGEAEYDAGNEERSGFELNTDAPQRPREVAYNPAVPPEAYDFVVIDECHRSIYNVWQQVLEYFDAHLIGLTATPAKQTFGFFNQNLVMEYSHERAVVDGVNVGSDVFRIQTEITARGARIEKGSAVKLMERQTRKRRWETLDDDLVYSATQLDRSVTAPDQIRTVLAEWKALLFTELFPGRSIVPKTLIFAKSDHHADEIVELVRELFGKGNDFCKKITYGAEENADTLIRKFRNEYNPRVAVTVDMISTGTDIKPLECLIFLRDVRSRVYFDQMKGRGTRVINTSDLMALNPGTEPGAEAKTRFVLVDAVGVTDSVKKDTESVERVPGGLGFERLLHAVALGNHEPAQLRSLATRLARLDRQLTPDDRAAVAAQTQGTATVQQLAARLYDAVDPVRQEAEALRLATAEAHAAGQPAPGEPGAALTEPTDAHWQQAVQALTARAVHLFDDPALRTLLAKVHAQHDLVIDLVSKDQVLSAGYESQTSPEAAQAALAQARIDKFQAFIAAHKDEITALQLLHNQPYARRAVTFAQIRELALALRLDNPQLTPESLWAAYEQLEKARVRGAGPRTLLTNLISLVRFALHQTDTLTAYPLTVDERFGAWLAQAQQAGRAFTAEQQRWLGMMKEKVATSLSVEAEDFTLPPFVDQGGYARARQVFGADLQAIVDELNEALAA
- a CDS encoding TIR domain-containing protein produces the protein MARRVFFSFHYKRDSHRVAQIHECNTISDHFEKTPFLKGSEWESIERQGDKAIQNWIDNQMKGCGVVVVLVGLETANRRWVKYEVAKAHQEDRGIVCINMAGMKNLLSQTDSAGPSPLQTVVDSNGRSLASLGKYKTYSWLGDLGRNNVDKWIEEAAVNAGR
- a CDS encoding SIR2 family protein, encoding MTQDQASFIRKFVEHLFEGDTAIFAGAGFSVPAGYVNWSELLRDIADELRLDIDQETDLITVAQYHHTQRGRHAINHKIVAEFSEEARESENHRILTRLPISTIWTTNYDRVIEDTYSKNKKRPDVKYRNDHFSVNKSRRDVIVYKMHGDVEDADNAVITKYDYQNYNVTHQPFITALSGDLVTKTFLFLGFSFTDPNLDYILSRVRRDYGPNTKNHYCIFKRVKLGDKGSETEKQFTYNTIKQELLLEELRRSYRIFAVLIDDYPEITVMLAEIETQYKQRTIFISGSAATYAPHTPEQGVGFTHNLAKSLIQKNYTVVNGFGLGIGSAVINGALEAIYDEPTKYSEDQLVLRPFPQFATGEKTLGDLWQEYRQKMISYAGIAIFIFGNKEVSGETVNAPGVLAEYDIAVSKGLFILPIGATGYQAKVIWDRVKESYNDHSATFLAELEKLQDETQPLDALLTTITKVLTLINKK
- a CDS encoding TIR domain-containing protein; protein product: MGVIIFAHSERIGQPLIQLDSVLMPLFTEELLRARAQQDIQSTSKLFSRNIIKGFINESINEQLKDTKIYDIFLSHSTGDSEQIWGLKRELEDLNYSVYIDWIDDAQLDRSNVNKDTADTLRKRMKSCKSLFYAYSVNAAKSKWMPWELGYFDGLKEKAAVLPIRANNIGNSDAYSGSEYLSLYPYISMDNSLQGMPTLWVHENQKSFIDYDSWVRHNKKPIQRLLQR